In Pyrus communis chromosome 1, drPyrComm1.1, whole genome shotgun sequence, the following are encoded in one genomic region:
- the LOC137736614 gene encoding copper-transporting ATPase PAA2, chloroplastic produces the protein MINSMLRLSPSSDPKLLFSYTTNSSSVDRFAFNFKPHHLPQRRRSNHLLRPQSIPNFTLRSSLQTSADAAAPLQQVQNDPPAEASVLLDVSGMMCGGCVSRVKSILSADDRVDSVAVNLLTETAAIKLRPEVAADVAAESLAGRLTECGFASKRRASGMGVSESVRKWKETVNKKEEMLVKSRNRVILAWTLVALCCGSHASHILHSLGIHAAHGSFWELLHNSYVKAGLATGALLGPGRDLLFDGLRALKKGSPNMNSLVGFGSLAAFTISAVSLLNPGLQWDAAFFDEPVMLLGFVLLGRSLEERARIMASSDMNELLSLINTQARLVIGSSENDSSSNSVLFSDAICVEVPTDDIRVGDSVLVLPGETIPVDGRVVAGRSVVDESMLTGESLPVFKEKDLTVSAGTINWDGPLRVEASSTGSNSMISKIVRMVEDAQGHEAPIQRLADSIAGPFVYSIMTLSATTFAFWYYFGTQMFPDVLLNDIAGPDGDPLLLSLKLAVDVLVVSCPCALGLATPTAILVGTSLGARQGLLVRGADVLERLASIDYIALDKTGTLTEGKPAVSGIASSMYEESEILQIAAAVENTASHPIARAILNKAKSLNMSIPITRRQLTEPGFGTVAEVDGRLVAVGSLEWVHQRFQAKANVSDLSNLEHTVRQSSEGITPSSYSKTIVYVGREGEGIIGAIAISDSLRHDAEYTVNRLQQKGIRTVLFSGDREEAVATIAKAVGIENEFVKSSLTPQGKSGAISSLKDAGHHVAMVGDGINDAPSLALADVGIAFQIEGQENAASNAASIILLGNKLSQVVDALELSQATMAKVYQNLSWAIAYNLFAIPIAAGVLLPQYDFAMTPSLSGGMMALSSIFVVSNSLLLQLHKSDGSRKS, from the exons ATGATAAACAGTATGCTGAGGCTCTCTCCCTCCTCTGACCCCAAGCTCCTCTTCAGCTACACCACCAACTCCTCCAGTGTTGACCGCTTCGCCTTCAACTTCAAGCCCCACCACCTCCCCCAACGCCGCCGTTCCAACCACCTCCTCCGCCCACAATCAATCCCTAATTTCACCCTCCGCAGCTCCCTCCAGACCTCCGCCGACGCCGCGGCGCCACTTCAGCAAGTCCAGAATGatccacccgccgaggcatcggTGCTGCTCGATGTCTCCGGGATGATGTGCGGCGGCTGCGTCTCGCGAGTCAAATCTATTCTCTCCGCCGACGACCGAGTCGACTCGGTAGCGGTCAACTTGCTGACCGAGACGGCGGCGATCAAGCTGAGGCCGGAGGTCGCCGCCGATGTCGCGGCGGAGAGCCTGGCGGGGAGGCTGACGGAGTGCGGATTCGCTTCCAAGAGGAGGGCTTCCGGGATGGGAGTGTCGGAGAGCGTGAGGAAGTGGAAGGAGACGGTGAATAAGAAGGAGGAGATGCTGGTGAAGAGCAGGAACAGAGTGATTTTAGCTTGGACTTTAGTGGCATTGTGCTGCGGATCGCATGCTTCTCACATTTTGCATTCTCTTGGAATTCATGCTGCTCATG GATCGTTTTGGGAGCTGCTGCATAATTCGTATGTGAAGGCGGGTTTAGCTACCGGAGCTTTGTTGGGACCTGGCCGAG ACTTGCTTTTTGATGGTCTGAGAGCCTTAAAGAAAGGATCACCAAATATGAATTCTCTTGTGGGATTCGGATCCCTTGCTGCTTTTACAATTAGTGCG GTCTCTCTTCTCAACCCTGGGCTTCAATGGGATGCGGCGTTCTTCGATGAGCCG GTCATGCTTCTTGGTTTTGTGCTCCTAGGACGTTCTCTTGAGGAGAGGGCAAGGATCATGGCATCTAGTGATATGAATGAACTCTTG TCACTGATAAACACACAAGCAAGACTTGTAATTGGTTCCTCGGAAAATGATTCCTCCAGCAACAGTGTACTTTTCTCTGATGCAATTTGCGTTGAAGTCCCAACTGATGATATTCGAGTTGGAGACTCTGTATTGGTTTTGCCAGGAGAAACCATACCTGTGGAT GGAAGAGTTGTGGCTGGAAGAAGTGTTGTCGACGAATCCATGCTCACAGGAGAATCACTTCCTGTATTCAAGGAAAAAGACCTTACTGTCTCAGCTGGAACAATAAACTGG GATGGTCCTCTGCGGGTTGAAGCATCTTCAACTGGCTCCAATTCAATGATATCCAAGATCGTTCGCATG GTTGAGGATGCTCAAGGACATGAAGCGCCCATACAAAGGCTTGCTGATTCAATAGCCGGACCTTTTGTATACAGTATAATGACTCTATCAGCTACAACATTTGCTTTTTG GTACTACTTTGGAACACAAATGTTTCCAGATGTTTTGCTCAACGATATTGCTGGGCCAGATGGAGATCCATTGCTGTTGAGCTTGAAACTTGCTGTTGATGTCTTG GTTGTTTCTTGCCCTTGTGCACTAGGTCTTGCCACACCTACAGCAATCCTAGTTGGGACTTCACTCG GAGCAAGGCAGGGACTCCTTGTGAGGGGAGCAGATGTGCTCGAACGCTTAGCCAGCATAGATTATATTGCTTTAGATAAG ACAGGAACTCTTACAGAAGGAAAACCTGCTGTTTCTGGTATTGCATCTTCCATGTATGAAGAGTCCGAAATTCTTCAAATTGCTGCTGCAGTGGAGAATACAGCATCACATCCAATTGCAAGGGCTATCTTAAATAAAGCAAAATCATTGAACATGAGTATACCAATCACAAGAAGGCAATTAACAGAACCAGGTTTTGGAACTGTAGCAGAAGTAGATGGCCGATTGGTTGCAGTTGGTAGCTTGGAATGGGTCCATCAACGGTTCCAGGCAAAAGCCAATGTGTCTGATCTTTCGAATCTAGAACATACTGTGCGCCAATCATCAGAAGGCATAACACCTTCAAGTTATTCAAAAACGATTGTATATGTTGGTCGTGAAGGAGAAGGCATCATCGGTGCTATTGCAATATCTGATAGCCTGCGTCATGATGCTGAGTATACTGTAAATAG ACTCCAGCAAAAGGGTATCAGAACTGTCCTCTTTTCCGGAGACAGGGAAGAGGCAGTTGCAACTATAGCGAAAGCTGTTGGAATAGAAAATGAATTTGTCAAGTCATCATTGACTCCACAGGGAAAATCTGGAGCTATTTCTAGTCTTAAAGATGCAGGACATCACGTTGCAATG GTTGGCGATGGCATAAATGACGCACCATCTTTGGCACTTGCGGACGTTGGGATTGCTTTTCAGATTGAGGGGCAAGAAAATGCCGCTTCAAATGCTGCATCTATTATACTTCTCGGAAACAAATTATCTCAA GTTGTAGACGCCCTGGAACTGTCACAGGCAACAATGGCAAAAGTGTATCAAAATTTATCTTGGGCAATCGCATATAACTTATTTGCCATCCCCATTGCTGCCGGAGTACTGCTTCCTCAATATGATTTTGCCATGACACCATCACTCTCCG GCGGGATGATGGCCTTGAGCTCAATATTTGTAGTTTCCAATTCATTGCTTCTACAGCTCCATAAATCCGACGGGAGTAGAAAGAGTTAG
- the LOC137745437 gene encoding ylmG homolog protein 2, chloroplastic, with the protein MAPSESASATETPKPLAPSFGMLLSSTNFAPFLRASPSSSSSKKPHFVLPDIQASIASAADKCSQLLHSLVTQNPLLSKLISLRCEFQSICHQIGCRKNKQVKALSAHNFAAVLPGDSVAGLVVANGISNFLNLYNTLLVVRLVLTWFPNSPPAIVGPLSTICDPYLNIFRGLIPPLGGSLDLSPILAFLVLNAFTSTAAALPAELPASPSSVASQELTASPTGIANLSICQKKWMKRLQGHNSTRSSGGVN; encoded by the exons ATGGCTCCCAGCGAGTCGGCCTCCGCCACCGAAACCCCAAAACCTCTGGCACCAAGCTTTGGAATGCTACTTTCTTCCACCAACTTCGCACCATTTCTCAGAGCATCACCGTCGTCGTCATCCTCCAAGAAGCCCCATTTTGTTCTTCCCGACATTCAAGCTTCGATTGCATCCGCCGCCGATAAGTGCTCCCAATTGCTTCACTCTCTGGTTACTCAAAACCCGCTTCTCAGCAAGCTAATCTCTTTGCGCTGCGAATTTCAAAGTATCTGCCACCAG ATTGGGTGCAGGAAGAACAAGCAGGTGAAGGCTTTATCAGCTCACAATTTTGCGGCGGTTTTGCCGGGAGATTCAGTGGCGGGGCTTGTGGTGGCAAACGGCATCTCCAACTTCTTGAACTTGTACAACACTCTCTTGGTTGTTAGGCTTGTCCTCACCTGGTTCCCCAACTCCCCTCCTGCCATTGTTGGCCCCCTCAG CACAATATGTGATCCGTACTTGAACATATTTCGGGGGTTAATCCCCCCACTTGGAGGCTCATTGGATCTCTCTCCCATTCTGGCATTCTTGGTTTTGAATGCCTTTACAAGCACAGCTGCTGCATTACCTGCAGAGCTTCCAGCATCACCGTCGTCAGTAGCTTCCCAAGAACTCACGGCTTCTCCTACCGGAATCGCTAATCTCTCTATATGTCAAAAGAAATGGATGAAGAGGCTTCAGGGCCACAACAGCACAAGGAGCTCGGGCGGTGTCAATTAG
- the LOC137707655 gene encoding uncharacterized protein, whose amino-acid sequence MELGATWRTSRFSSYEKLVAIVLGLLAVLSPLYIDRRTTDDSELDSEEPISFASWLPLLLLVLILAIALSLFLDRSFSMFDPYWIHRVGGSSSGITIILMVLALVLKCKSSIRNWDA is encoded by the coding sequence ATGGAACTTGGAGCGACGTGGAGGACAAGCAGGTTTTCATCGTACGAGAAGCTGGTGGCGATAGTGTTGGGCCTTCTAGCCGTGCTTTCTCCTCTCTACATCGACCGCAGAACTACAGATGATTCAGAGCTTGATTCGGAGGAGCCTATCAGCTTCGCTTCTTGGCTGCCTCTGCTGCTCTTGGTGTTGATCTTGGCCATCGCTTTGTCGCTTTTCTTAGATAGAAGCTTTTCCATGTTTGATCCTTATTGGATTCACAGAGTTGGTGGTTCTTCGAGCGGTATAACAATAATTCTCATGGTTCTGGCTTTGGTTTTGAAGTGTAAATCTTCCATTAGGAACTGGGACGCTTGA
- the LOC137707646 gene encoding uncharacterized protein yields the protein MAANSTFFLFLVVSVLVVSASAGTQIKVTNNPADKLVDIINSNRTAHKVSSLYSNQGLACIALQYIKAYEGDCDAVGGTDAKKPADSAFAETFAPNCGVQPSTLTPITGRLIGCQSKYVHADEAFSTILIENSKGLDILYNKNHTEVGAAASGSDGVAPYFWCVLFSGGKTNSSFVTEGGEAKITRPGCFSGANDDCSESNHPASGANDWSRSSHLWPFFATALIAMWYAFGL from the exons ATGGCGGCAAACAgcactttctttctctttcttgtagTTTCTGTTCTTGTCGTCTCTGCTTCAGCTGGTACCCAAA TCAAAGTTACTAACAACCCGGCGGATAAGCTAGTCGATATAATTAACAGCAACAGAACTGCACACAAAGTATCATCCCTCTACAGCAACCAGGGTTTGGCGTGCATTGCCCTGCAGTACATAAAAGCGTATGAAGGTGACTGCGATGCTGTAGGAGGAACTGACGCCAAGAAGCCTGCTGATTCTGCATTTGCTGAAACATTTGCTCCCAACTGTGGTgttcaaccctcaaccctcactCCAATCACCGGTCGTTTAATTGGCTGCCAGTCCAAATATGTCCACGCTGACGAAGCATTTTCAACAATCTTGATTGAAAACAGCAAGGGCTTGGACATTCTATACAATAAGAACCACACTGAAGTGGGAGCTGCTGCGAGTGGCAGTGATGGCGTAGCTCCATATTTCTGGTGTGTGCTGTTCAGCGGTGGAAAAACTAACAGCAGCTTTGTAACGGAGGGAGGTGAGGCTAAAATAACAAGGCCTGGATGCTTTAGTGGTGCTAATGACGACTGCAGCGAATCTAATCACCCGGCCAGTGGTGCCAATGATTGGTCTAGAAGCAGTCATCTGTGGCCATTTTTTGCCACGGCTCTGATTGCAATGTGGTATGCCTTTGGTTTGTGA
- the LOC137732673 gene encoding uncharacterized protein: MATLSSTAHVSTNPFSSSVVPLSQLVKVAAASKKSRRVRCALPPSNWRESRRLVFISLSLALSNLLLVPNHAVAGGFDKYVKRKKLDPLEAYVSPVILTQLQIKDLEKSLEGDQPQFATCRSLLRSGPAASLRINIRAVAQYASDDGNGKAASSDVDQCLRALEELDSLLLHATRNERAPVSSMKAQIDTALNALDSLLKTVPSEVLDKGKVAADSYRNSLENADLDISDPDLKQLESIL; the protein is encoded by the exons ATGGCCACACTGAGCAGCACCGCGCACGTTAGCACCAACCCATTCAGCTCCTCAGTTGTCCCTCTCTCGCAGCTCGTAAAGGTCGCCGCAGCATCAAAGAAGTCGCGGCGAGTGAGGTGCGCATTGCCACCCTCGAATTGGCGGGAGAGCAGACGATTGGTCTTCATCTCTCTGTCTCTCGCCCTCTCTAATCTGCTCCTTGTCCCTAACC ATGCTGTTGCCGGCGGATTCGACAAGTATGTGAAAAG GAAGAAGCTCGACCCTCTCGAGGCTTATGTGTCGCCAGTCATACTCACCCAATTACAAATCAAGGACTTGG AGAAATCTCTGGAAGGTGATCAACCCCAGTTTGCTACTTGCCGGTCTCTGCTGCGTTCAGGCCCTGCAGCGTCCCTTCGCATAAATATTCGAGCT GTGGCGCAGTATGCTTCAGATGATGGTAATGGGAAGGCTGCTTCGAGCGATGTTGATCAATGTCTCAG GGCCTTGGAGGAACTGGATTCCTTGCTTTTGCACGCAACAAGGAACGAACGAGCTCCGGTCAGTTCGATGAAGGCACAGATTGATACTGCCCTTAATGCGTTGGACAG CCTCCTCAAAACTGTACCTTCGGAAGTGCTAGACAAGGGGAAGGTAGCGGCTGATTCTTACCGGAACTCGTT